From the genome of Stigmatella aurantiaca, one region includes:
- a CDS encoding sigma-54-dependent Fis family transcriptional regulator, translated as MRVEDLDIRELLEVDAERGEVRFAGRKVLILDAVAMGLLRKQLVDTFGLSAARAVLTRFGFVHGWRMAEAMHAELTWDSEEAWRNAGGVIHMLQGHLRLAPESDPLSPRGATLESSYEAEQHLLHLGQAEAPVCWTLCGIGSGYLSRTLGQEVFVLEDRCQGQGDAACHVRGQTRLEWGEALGPHLPFFQEGGIEAVLPALSGSLKRTERKLREKQRALARLARAPGDPSGLIARGPSMRRVLDLARRMAKVESTVFLTGESGVGKERVARLIHEVSARAAGPFLALNCGAIPETLLESELFGHVRGAFTGAVQDRPGLFEAAHGGTLFLDEVGELPLGVQAKLLRALQERQVRRVGENRTRPIEARILAATNRELAEEVAAGRFRKDLYYRLRVIELRVPPLRERREDILPLARELLAEAAQRMRRSLAGLTAPAADQLVRHDWPGNVRELANAMERAAALAQGRRVELEDLPEDVRQAQAPPPASGEGQTLEAIEKAAILAALERNAGHQARTAAQLGIGVTTLYRKLKQYKRRTGRP; from the coding sequence ATGCGCGTGGAAGACCTCGATATCCGGGAGCTGCTGGAGGTGGATGCGGAGCGGGGGGAGGTCCGCTTCGCGGGACGCAAGGTGCTCATCTTGGATGCGGTGGCCATGGGCCTGCTGCGCAAGCAGTTGGTGGACACCTTCGGGCTGTCGGCCGCGCGCGCGGTGCTCACGCGCTTCGGCTTCGTGCACGGCTGGCGCATGGCGGAGGCGATGCACGCCGAGCTCACCTGGGACAGCGAGGAGGCGTGGCGCAACGCCGGAGGCGTCATCCACATGCTGCAGGGCCACCTCCGGCTGGCACCGGAGAGCGATCCGCTCTCGCCCCGGGGCGCCACCCTGGAGTCCTCCTATGAAGCGGAGCAGCACCTGCTGCACCTGGGCCAGGCCGAGGCCCCGGTGTGCTGGACCCTCTGCGGCATCGGGAGCGGGTACCTCAGCCGCACCCTGGGCCAGGAAGTCTTTGTCCTGGAGGACCGGTGCCAGGGCCAGGGGGACGCGGCGTGCCACGTCCGGGGCCAGACGCGCCTGGAGTGGGGCGAGGCACTCGGGCCGCACTTGCCCTTTTTCCAGGAGGGGGGCATCGAGGCGGTGCTGCCCGCGCTGTCCGGCTCCCTCAAGCGCACCGAGCGCAAGCTCCGGGAGAAGCAGCGCGCCCTGGCCCGTCTCGCCCGGGCGCCCGGGGATCCCTCCGGCCTCATCGCGCGGGGTCCATCGATGCGGCGGGTGCTGGACCTGGCCCGGCGGATGGCGAAGGTGGAGTCCACGGTCTTCCTCACGGGCGAGAGCGGCGTGGGCAAGGAGCGGGTGGCACGGCTCATCCACGAGGTGTCCGCGCGGGCGGCGGGGCCTTTCCTGGCCCTCAACTGTGGGGCCATCCCCGAGACCCTGCTCGAGAGCGAGCTGTTTGGCCATGTGCGGGGGGCCTTCACCGGCGCCGTCCAGGACCGTCCGGGCCTCTTCGAGGCGGCCCATGGCGGCACCCTCTTCCTCGATGAGGTGGGGGAGTTGCCGCTTGGCGTGCAGGCAAAGCTGCTACGGGCCCTCCAGGAGCGTCAGGTGCGGCGGGTGGGGGAGAACCGCACCCGGCCCATCGAGGCGCGCATCCTCGCGGCCACCAACCGGGAGCTCGCCGAGGAAGTGGCGGCGGGCCGGTTCCGCAAGGATCTCTACTACCGCCTGCGGGTGATTGAGCTGCGCGTGCCTCCGCTGCGTGAGCGGCGGGAAGACATCCTGCCCCTGGCGAGGGAGTTGCTCGCGGAGGCCGCCCAGCGCATGCGCCGGTCCCTGGCTGGACTGACGGCCCCGGCCGCCGATCAGCTCGTGCGCCATGATTGGCCCGGAAACGTCCGGGAACTGGCGAATGCCATGGAGCGGGCGGCGGCCCTGGCCCAGGGCCGCCGCGTGGAGCTGGAGGACCTGCCCGAGGATGTCCGCCAGGCGCAGGCGCCTCCGCCAGCCTCCGGGGAGGGCCAGACGTTGGAGGCCATCGAGAAGGCCGCCATCCTGGCCGCGCTCGAGCGCAACGCGGGCCACCAGGCGCGGACCGCGGCCCAGCTCGGCATTGGAGTAACGACGCTCTACCGCAAGCTCAAACAGTACAAGCGCCGCACTGGGCGTCCGTGA
- a CDS encoding SDR family NAD(P)-dependent oxidoreductase, translated as MNDFLNATILITGAASGIGAAAATRLAAGGAKKLILVDRDEDRLRGFAASLPCERQVLIGDVADEQLWAGAGLTGLTHALVNAGIAASGPIAETSLAEWRRVMSVNLDGAFLTLQAAMRALLQGGRGGSVVLTASVAGVKAEPGIAAYAASKSAVIQLARVAAKEGAPSRIRVNAIAPGGVETRIWTEVPMFKEMAEKMGEESAYKAMASAATPLGRFAKPEEIAEQIAFLLSENTGFVTGTCLVSDGGYSL; from the coding sequence ATGAACGACTTTCTGAACGCCACCATCCTCATCACTGGCGCGGCTTCCGGCATCGGCGCCGCAGCCGCGACCCGGCTCGCCGCGGGCGGCGCCAAGAAGCTGATCCTGGTCGACCGCGACGAGGACCGGCTGCGCGGCTTCGCCGCTTCGCTGCCGTGCGAGCGGCAGGTGCTCATCGGCGACGTGGCGGACGAGCAGCTCTGGGCCGGCGCCGGCCTGACCGGGCTCACCCATGCGCTGGTGAATGCCGGTATCGCGGCGAGCGGTCCCATCGCCGAGACCTCTTTGGCCGAATGGCGGCGGGTCATGTCAGTCAACCTCGATGGCGCGTTCTTGACGCTTCAAGCCGCCATGCGCGCGCTCCTGCAAGGCGGGCGCGGCGGCTCCGTGGTGCTGACGGCCTCCGTGGCTGGGGTGAAGGCAGAGCCGGGGATCGCGGCTTACGCGGCATCCAAGTCGGCGGTGATCCAGCTTGCCCGGGTCGCCGCCAAGGAAGGCGCCCCCAGCCGCATCCGCGTGAACGCGATCGCTCCCGGAGGAGTCGAGACGCGGATCTGGACCGAGGTGCCGATGTTCAAGGAGATGGCCGAGAAGATGGGCGAAGAATCGGCGTACAAAGCCATGGCCTCGGCCGCCACCCCGCTCGGCCGGTTCGCCAAGCCCGAGGAGATCGCCGAGCAGATCGCCTTCCTGCTGTCCGAGAACACGGGATTCGTGACCGGCACCTGCCTGGTCAGCGATGGCGGCTATTCGCTCTAG
- a CDS encoding dihydrofolate reductase family protein, whose translation MGLLTFGLNVTLDGCCDHREGIADDELHDYFTQLMDAAGAMLWGRVTYELMESAWPAVARDENAPRAMREWARKLEAKPKYVVSASRRDFPWNNTFRVEGDLREAVMQLKEKTPQGVLVGSPTLSAALERLGLIDEYRLVVHPVFAGHGPTLFQGLEPSRRLELVSTHRLKSGQVAMHYRRKEG comes from the coding sequence ATGGGCCTCTTGACCTTCGGACTCAACGTGACGCTGGACGGGTGCTGCGACCATCGCGAGGGGATCGCGGACGACGAGCTGCACGACTACTTCACGCAGCTGATGGACGCAGCCGGGGCGATGCTGTGGGGGCGCGTCACGTACGAGCTCATGGAGAGCGCCTGGCCGGCGGTGGCGCGCGACGAGAACGCGCCACGCGCGATGCGGGAGTGGGCGCGCAAGCTGGAGGCCAAGCCGAAGTATGTGGTCTCGGCCTCGCGCCGCGACTTCCCGTGGAACAACACCTTCCGCGTCGAGGGGGATTTGCGTGAGGCCGTGATGCAGCTGAAGGAGAAGACCCCGCAAGGCGTGCTAGTGGGCAGTCCCACGCTCTCGGCGGCGCTCGAGCGGCTGGGGCTGATCGATGAGTACCGTCTCGTTGTCCACCCCGTCTTCGCCGGCCACGGGCCGACGTTGTTTCAGGGCCTGGAGCCCTCGCGGCGCCTCGAGCTCGTCTCGACGCACCGGCTGAAGTCCGGGCAGGTGGCGATGCATTACCGCCGCAAGGAGGGATGA
- the recD2 gene encoding SF1B family DNA helicase RecD2 — protein MSASRPSSVYAADGAGLLPSTREGSPGSRDAHARPTLTLEGSLERVTYTNEEAAWSVVRVVVSGRKEPITAVGNLLGVQPGESLRLTGQWVQDRKYGEQFRVLSFATVKPATLVGIEKYLGSGLVKGVGPAMAKRLVAHFGMETLDIIDSKPERLAEVKGFGEKRRKLLCETWAEQRDIRQVMVFLQSHEVPASFAVKVYKQYGARAIDVVRDNPYRLAIDVYGIGFRTADRIAQSLGVPSDSPKRAEAGVLHVLREFSEDGHLYAPREKLTARTVELLEVTPPLVEAAITRLDAAEYIAVEGASALAHPRPEDACEAVYLRALHVSELGVANLLKALHAWPARPLEMDVERAIAWAEGRQGLSLAPEQKEAVRQAMVSKVLVITGGPGTGKTTLVNVLLSILEKKERRILLSAPTGRAAKRLGETTGREAETIHRLLEYNPRTHGFLRDRNNPLQADVLVLDEVSMVDTVLMLNVLKALPPHCQLLLVGDVDQLPSVGPGSVLQDIIASGHVPVVRLKHIFRQAQASLIITNAHRINQGEMPQEPPADALADFYFIEKEEPEAILAALKTLVKERIPRRFGLHPVDEVQVLVPMNRGLIGTASLNTALQEHLNPSGEELARGSRTFRVGDKVMQVRNNYELGVFNGDIGRVESIDREEQALVVRYDGRPVDYAWGDLDELVLAYATSVHKSQGSEYPCVVLPLHTQHYTLLQRNLLYTGVTRGRKLVVLVGSRKALGIAVRNGETQKRFTRLAARLRD, from the coding sequence ATGTCCGCCTCCCGTCCCTCCTCGGTCTACGCCGCCGACGGGGCGGGCCTCCTGCCCTCCACGCGGGAAGGGAGCCCTGGAAGCCGCGATGCCCATGCGCGCCCCACGCTCACCCTGGAGGGAAGCCTCGAGCGCGTCACCTATACCAACGAGGAGGCCGCCTGGAGCGTGGTGCGGGTGGTGGTCTCCGGACGCAAGGAGCCCATCACCGCGGTGGGCAACCTCCTGGGTGTCCAGCCCGGGGAGTCCCTGCGCCTCACCGGACAGTGGGTGCAGGACCGCAAGTACGGGGAGCAGTTCCGGGTCCTCTCCTTCGCGACGGTGAAGCCTGCGACGCTGGTGGGCATCGAGAAGTACCTCGGCAGCGGGCTGGTGAAGGGCGTGGGCCCGGCCATGGCCAAGCGCCTGGTGGCGCACTTCGGCATGGAGACGCTGGACATCATCGACTCGAAGCCCGAGCGGTTGGCGGAGGTGAAAGGCTTCGGGGAGAAGCGCCGCAAGCTCCTGTGCGAGACCTGGGCCGAGCAGCGTGACATCCGCCAGGTGATGGTCTTCCTGCAATCCCACGAGGTGCCGGCCAGCTTCGCGGTGAAGGTCTACAAGCAGTACGGCGCCCGGGCGATTGACGTCGTGCGGGACAACCCCTACCGGCTGGCCATCGACGTGTACGGCATCGGCTTTCGCACCGCCGACCGCATCGCCCAGTCGCTCGGCGTGCCCTCCGACTCGCCGAAGCGCGCCGAGGCGGGGGTGTTGCACGTGCTCCGCGAGTTCTCCGAGGACGGCCACCTCTACGCGCCGCGCGAGAAGCTCACCGCGCGCACGGTGGAGCTGCTGGAAGTCACGCCCCCGCTCGTGGAGGCGGCCATCACCCGGCTCGATGCCGCCGAGTACATCGCCGTGGAGGGGGCCAGCGCCCTGGCCCACCCCCGCCCCGAGGATGCCTGCGAGGCGGTGTACCTGAGAGCCCTCCACGTCTCGGAGCTCGGGGTCGCCAACCTCCTCAAGGCGCTCCACGCCTGGCCCGCGCGGCCCCTGGAGATGGACGTGGAGCGGGCCATTGCCTGGGCCGAGGGCCGCCAGGGCCTCTCGCTGGCACCCGAGCAGAAGGAGGCGGTGCGGCAGGCGATGGTCTCCAAGGTACTGGTCATCACCGGCGGCCCGGGCACCGGGAAGACGACGCTGGTCAACGTCCTCCTCTCCATCCTGGAGAAGAAGGAGCGCCGCATCCTGCTCTCGGCGCCCACCGGGCGCGCGGCCAAGCGGCTGGGGGAGACGACGGGGCGGGAAGCGGAGACCATCCACCGGCTGCTCGAATACAACCCCCGTACCCACGGCTTCCTCCGAGACCGGAACAACCCACTCCAGGCCGACGTGCTGGTGCTCGACGAGGTGTCCATGGTGGACACCGTGCTCATGCTCAACGTGCTCAAGGCGCTGCCTCCCCACTGCCAGCTGCTGCTCGTGGGGGACGTGGATCAGCTGCCGAGTGTGGGGCCGGGGAGCGTCCTCCAGGACATCATCGCCTCCGGGCATGTGCCGGTGGTGCGGCTGAAGCACATCTTCCGCCAGGCCCAGGCGAGCCTCATCATCACCAATGCCCACCGCATCAACCAGGGGGAGATGCCCCAGGAGCCCCCCGCGGACGCGCTGGCCGACTTCTACTTCATCGAGAAGGAGGAGCCCGAGGCCATCCTCGCGGCCCTCAAGACGCTGGTGAAGGAGCGCATTCCGCGCCGCTTCGGGCTGCACCCGGTGGACGAGGTGCAGGTGCTCGTCCCGATGAACCGGGGCCTCATCGGCACCGCGAGCCTCAACACCGCGCTCCAGGAGCACCTGAACCCCTCCGGGGAGGAGCTCGCCCGGGGCAGCCGGACGTTCCGGGTGGGCGACAAGGTGATGCAGGTGCGCAACAACTACGAGCTCGGCGTCTTCAACGGAGACATCGGGAGGGTGGAGTCCATCGACCGGGAGGAGCAGGCGCTGGTGGTGCGCTACGACGGGCGGCCGGTGGACTACGCCTGGGGGGACCTCGACGAGCTGGTGCTCGCCTACGCCACGAGCGTGCACAAATCGCAAGGCAGCGAGTACCCGTGTGTGGTGCTGCCCCTGCACACGCAGCACTACACGCTCCTGCAGCGCAACCTGCTCTACACCGGTGTGACGCGCGGCAGGAAGCTGGTGGTGCTGGTGGGAAGCCGGAA
- a CDS encoding response regulator yields the protein MTSKDQQQEPYGDIFVGDGEMAKLMRAHDWASTSLGPPDRWPNALKVALRLLLTSRFEMWLGWGPDIHFFYNDAYRPTLGVKHPKSLGMPTRLLWAEIWDDIKDRLQTVYERGEATWDRALLLILHRNGYPEETYHTFSYSPLLGDSGKVGGVFCAVSEETDRVISERRLGSLRTLASRLAPASSRAEVLDAVREGLGGNLHDLPFSLTYLFDAEGQGHLACATGIEPGHGCAPATLAPRGGIWDLSSIWAGEAHVTADLCDCEALPTGAWNRPPATAAVLPLIGQGGERPRGAMIVGLNPYRPVDESYVPFLKLLVGQVASSLASAEAHEAARQRAAALTEAVELRQKAAEVLRQANAQLTSEVELRTQERDRFRALFQQAPSFMCILSGPDHVFELVNDAYLQLVGHRDLNGLPVRKALPEIQGQGFFELLDGVYTKGEAFVGRNMPVMIQRTRGGALEERFVNLVYQPILAPDGKVSGIFVDGYDVTHQKRAEEQLQHLNQTLEQRVAARTDELADALDRLRREAAERREMEAALRQAQKIEALGKLTGGVAHDFNNLLQVISGNLQLLAKDITGNARAETRVQNALAGVARGSKLASQLLAFGRRQPLEPKVVHLGRLLKNMDDLLRRALGEDIEIETVVSGGLWNTLVDPNQIENAILNLAINARDAMQHGGRLTIEAGNAQLDDEYARQHEEVKPGQYVMIAVTDTGSGIPADILERVFEPFFSTKPEGKGTGLGLSMVHGLVKQSGGHIKIYSEVGEGTTIKLYLPRVAQSEDVLTDISKAPVRGGTETILVAEDDDDVRETAVGLLSELGYRVLKARDAASALSVIDSGIPVDLLFTDVVMPGPLRSPELARKAKERLPHIGVLFTSGYTENAIVHHGRLDAGVELLSKPYTREALARKVRHVLGNEAQHRLVKQQRTEEPAPVPAVEDVPRRLTIVLVEDDALIRSNTAEHLMEQGHVVVEAQDATSALTALAAHPADVLLTDVGLPGRSGAELAREAAARWPHLRVIFASGDDAGLVESGLSDAMVLLKPYTPKDLAAALDKASVPRTKRKSS from the coding sequence TTGACATCGAAGGATCAGCAGCAGGAACCCTACGGCGACATCTTTGTTGGCGACGGCGAGATGGCCAAGCTGATGCGGGCCCACGACTGGGCCTCCACGTCCTTGGGCCCGCCGGACCGTTGGCCGAACGCGCTGAAGGTGGCCCTTCGGCTGCTGCTCACCTCGCGGTTCGAGATGTGGTTGGGTTGGGGCCCCGACATCCACTTCTTCTACAACGATGCCTACCGGCCGACGCTGGGCGTCAAGCACCCGAAGTCGCTCGGGATGCCGACCCGGCTCCTGTGGGCCGAGATCTGGGACGACATCAAGGACCGCCTGCAGACCGTCTACGAGCGGGGAGAGGCGACCTGGGACCGGGCCCTGCTGCTGATCCTGCACCGCAACGGCTATCCCGAGGAGACCTATCACACCTTCTCCTATAGCCCGCTGCTCGGCGACAGCGGCAAGGTGGGAGGGGTGTTCTGCGCCGTCTCGGAAGAGACGGACCGGGTGATCAGCGAGCGCCGCCTGGGGTCGCTGCGCACGCTGGCCTCCCGGCTTGCTCCGGCCTCGAGCCGGGCCGAGGTGCTCGACGCGGTCCGGGAGGGGCTCGGCGGCAATCTGCACGATCTCCCCTTCAGCCTGACCTATCTGTTCGACGCGGAGGGCCAGGGGCACCTGGCCTGCGCGACCGGGATTGAGCCCGGCCATGGCTGCGCGCCCGCGACCCTGGCCCCCCGTGGCGGCATCTGGGACCTGAGCTCCATCTGGGCCGGCGAGGCCCACGTGACGGCGGACCTCTGCGACTGCGAGGCCCTGCCGACGGGCGCCTGGAACCGGCCTCCGGCCACCGCCGCGGTGCTTCCGCTGATCGGCCAGGGGGGGGAGCGCCCGCGAGGAGCGATGATCGTCGGGCTGAACCCCTACCGCCCGGTGGACGAGAGCTATGTGCCGTTCCTGAAGCTCCTGGTGGGGCAGGTGGCGTCCAGCCTGGCCAGTGCCGAGGCGCACGAAGCCGCGCGCCAGCGGGCCGCGGCGCTGACAGAGGCCGTGGAGCTGCGCCAGAAGGCGGCCGAGGTCCTGCGCCAGGCCAATGCGCAGCTGACCTCCGAGGTCGAGCTGCGCACCCAGGAGCGCGACCGCTTCCGCGCGCTGTTCCAGCAGGCGCCCAGCTTCATGTGCATCCTGTCCGGCCCGGACCACGTGTTCGAGCTGGTCAATGACGCCTACCTGCAGCTGGTCGGCCATCGTGACTTGAACGGCCTTCCGGTGCGCAAGGCCCTGCCGGAGATCCAAGGCCAGGGCTTCTTCGAGCTGCTGGATGGGGTCTATACGAAGGGCGAGGCCTTCGTGGGCCGCAACATGCCGGTGATGATCCAGCGCACGCGCGGCGGTGCGTTGGAGGAGCGTTTCGTCAACCTCGTCTATCAGCCGATCCTGGCGCCGGACGGCAAAGTGTCCGGCATCTTCGTCGACGGCTACGACGTCACGCACCAGAAGCGCGCCGAAGAGCAACTGCAGCACCTGAACCAGACGCTCGAGCAGCGGGTCGCGGCGCGCACGGACGAGCTGGCGGACGCGCTCGATCGCCTGCGGCGGGAGGCGGCCGAACGGCGGGAGATGGAGGCGGCGCTCCGCCAGGCCCAGAAGATCGAGGCCCTCGGCAAACTCACGGGGGGCGTCGCCCATGACTTCAACAACCTCCTGCAGGTGATCAGCGGAAACCTGCAGCTGCTGGCGAAGGACATCACCGGCAACGCCCGGGCCGAAACCCGCGTACAGAACGCCCTGGCCGGGGTGGCACGAGGCTCGAAGCTGGCCTCGCAGCTCCTGGCCTTCGGCCGCCGTCAGCCGCTGGAGCCCAAGGTGGTGCACCTGGGCCGCCTGCTGAAGAACATGGATGATCTGCTGCGGCGGGCGCTGGGCGAGGACATCGAGATCGAAACCGTGGTCTCGGGTGGGCTGTGGAACACCCTGGTCGACCCGAATCAGATCGAGAACGCCATCCTCAACCTGGCGATCAACGCCCGGGACGCCATGCAGCACGGGGGCCGGCTGACGATCGAGGCGGGCAACGCCCAGCTGGACGACGAGTACGCGCGCCAGCACGAGGAGGTGAAGCCCGGTCAATATGTGATGATCGCCGTCACCGACACCGGCTCTGGAATCCCTGCGGACATCCTGGAGCGCGTGTTCGAGCCCTTCTTCAGCACCAAGCCGGAAGGGAAAGGGACCGGTCTGGGGCTCTCGATGGTCCACGGACTGGTCAAGCAGTCCGGCGGCCATATCAAGATCTACAGCGAGGTCGGCGAGGGCACGACCATCAAGCTGTACCTGCCGCGTGTCGCCCAGAGCGAGGACGTTCTCACCGACATCAGCAAGGCGCCGGTGCGCGGCGGGACCGAGACCATCCTGGTGGCTGAGGACGACGACGACGTGCGGGAGACCGCGGTCGGCCTGCTCTCCGAGCTCGGCTACCGGGTGCTCAAGGCCCGGGATGCGGCCAGCGCCCTGAGCGTCATCGACAGCGGAATCCCGGTCGACCTTCTGTTCACGGACGTGGTGATGCCCGGCCCGCTGCGGAGCCCGGAACTCGCCCGCAAGGCCAAGGAGCGCCTCCCGCATATCGGGGTGCTGTTCACCTCGGGCTACACCGAGAATGCCATCGTCCACCACGGGCGGCTGGACGCGGGGGTGGAGCTGCTCTCCAAGCCCTACACGCGCGAGGCCCTGGCCCGGAAGGTGCGGCACGTGCTGGGCAACGAGGCGCAGCACCGGCTGGTCAAGCAGCAGCGGACGGAGGAGCCCGCCCCGGTCCCGGCGGTGGAGGACGTGCCACGCCGCCTCACGATCGTGCTGGTCGAGGACGACGCGCTCATCCGTTCGAACACGGCCGAGCACCTGATGGAGCAGGGGCACGTGGTGGTGGAGGCCCAGGACGCCACGAGCGCGCTCACCGCGCTTGCCGCCCACCCGGCCGACGTGCTCCTGACCGACGTGGGGCTGCCGGGGCGCTCGGGCGCGGAGCTGGCGCGCGAGGCGGCCGCCCGCTGGCCACACTTGAGGGTGATCTTCGCCAGCGGTGACGACGCGGGATTGGTGGAGTCAGGCTTGTCAGACGCCATGGTGCTGCTGAAGCCCTACACGCCCAAGGACCTGGCGGCAGCCCTGGACAAGGCATCGGTCCCGCGGACGAAGCGCAAGTCCTCCTGA
- a CDS encoding cytochrome P450, with translation MRPPLNLMAPDVRANPYPLYAQLRRGPVCQVEPGGMWAVSRYDDVVAVLKDTRRFSSVGLGRGFLPPWLARNPVASSLVMKDPPEHTRLRGLVSKAFSGPALQRLEAQVRTLAEELAEATVQQREVDFTAAFALPLPVRVLNLLFGLDPERWPDMRRWAEDLLSIPASQPTPERMEDIRRSIQEMEECFQVLIATRRARPGEDLVSELVRAESMTEDELMSFLFSLLPAGFETTAHLLSNTLLVLAQHPDELERVREDPRRIPLLIEEVLRYEPPAQSSLRLVTEDTDLGGVRIPRGALVAVLLGAALRDEQRFTEADRFHPGREAQAHLPFGHGIHFCLGAMLARMEARLGLEALFRRIRGVSLTRQEVQWSQSYIARGPLSLPLRWEPRVET, from the coding sequence ATGCGTCCTCCCTTGAACCTGATGGCCCCTGACGTGCGGGCCAACCCCTACCCGCTCTATGCGCAGCTCCGGCGAGGCCCGGTGTGCCAGGTGGAGCCGGGAGGCATGTGGGCCGTCAGCCGGTATGACGACGTGGTGGCGGTCCTCAAGGACACCCGCCGCTTCTCCTCCGTGGGCCTGGGCCGGGGGTTTCTGCCGCCCTGGTTGGCGCGAAACCCCGTGGCCAGCTCCCTCGTGATGAAGGATCCACCGGAGCACACCCGGCTGCGGGGCCTGGTCAGCAAGGCCTTCAGCGGCCCGGCCCTCCAGCGGCTGGAGGCCCAGGTGCGCACCCTCGCGGAGGAACTCGCGGAGGCCACGGTCCAGCAGCGGGAGGTGGACTTCACCGCCGCCTTCGCCCTGCCACTTCCCGTGCGGGTGCTCAACCTGCTGTTCGGGCTGGACCCGGAACGGTGGCCGGACATGCGGCGGTGGGCGGAGGATCTGCTCAGCATTCCCGCGAGCCAACCCACCCCGGAACGCATGGAGGACATCCGCCGCAGCATCCAGGAGATGGAGGAGTGCTTCCAGGTGCTCATCGCCACGCGCCGGGCCCGGCCCGGGGAGGATCTCGTGAGCGAGCTGGTCCGTGCGGAGAGCATGACGGAGGACGAGCTCATGAGCTTCCTCTTCAGCCTGTTGCCCGCCGGCTTCGAGACGACGGCCCACCTGCTCTCCAACACCCTGCTCGTGTTGGCCCAGCATCCGGACGAGCTGGAGCGCGTGAGGGAGGACCCGCGCCGCATCCCCCTCCTCATCGAGGAGGTGCTGCGCTACGAGCCACCGGCCCAGTCCAGCCTCCGGCTGGTGACCGAGGACACGGACCTGGGCGGCGTGCGCATCCCCCGGGGAGCCCTCGTCGCCGTCCTGCTGGGCGCGGCGCTCCGGGATGAGCAGCGCTTCACGGAGGCGGACCGCTTCCACCCCGGCCGGGAAGCCCAGGCCCACCTGCCCTTCGGCCATGGCATCCATTTCTGCCTGGGGGCGATGCTGGCCCGCATGGAGGCCCGCCTGGGGTTGGAAGCCCTCTTCCGCCGCATCCGCGGTGTCTCACTCACCCGGCAGGAGGTGCAGTGGTCCCAGTCGTACATCGCGCGGGGCCCCCTGAGCCTCCCGCTCCGTTGGGAGCCCCGCGTGGAAACCTGA
- a CDS encoding cytochrome-c peroxidase, protein MKKANRPSPHLLALALVSLLTGACGSEEIFPSFDELALLQELHTLTKRPPVDSTNRFADDSRAAELGLALFNDKKLSGCGTVACASCHGGEGKTVDTAFAEGCDGHLTARNPPTTLNADYNRWFMWDGRADRLWNQAILPLTNPYEMNSNADIVRARLTEAYATSYQDIFGKTPEETVDGNEVLANVGKLMQAYERKINRTNAPFDEDVRRFIAAVDVSQAQVEADPAFLGLKTYFRKGQCIVCHKGATMSDNLFHNIGVKDTTPSAAGQYVAMQPMLDWPFNAAGRYSDNRTGLDATRLPAMQLDLQNKRTEMEGAYKTPTLRNIALTGPYMHTGELVTLGDVVDFYDKGGEPASAFTGVKTSTIVELKLTTEERQSLIHLLESMTGTQQ, encoded by the coding sequence GTGAAGAAGGCGAATCGTCCGAGCCCCCACCTGCTGGCGTTGGCCCTGGTGAGTCTGCTGACGGGCGCGTGTGGATCCGAAGAGATTTTCCCCTCCTTCGATGAGCTGGCGCTGCTGCAGGAGTTGCACACGCTGACGAAGCGCCCGCCGGTGGACTCGACGAACCGGTTCGCGGATGACAGCCGGGCGGCGGAGCTGGGCCTGGCGCTGTTCAACGACAAGAAGCTGTCGGGGTGCGGCACGGTCGCCTGCGCGAGCTGCCACGGCGGCGAGGGCAAGACGGTCGACACGGCCTTCGCGGAAGGCTGCGATGGGCACCTGACGGCCCGCAACCCGCCCACCACGCTCAACGCGGATTACAACCGCTGGTTCATGTGGGACGGGCGCGCGGACCGGCTGTGGAACCAGGCCATCCTGCCGCTGACGAACCCCTACGAGATGAACTCGAACGCGGACATCGTCCGGGCGCGCCTCACCGAGGCGTACGCCACCTCCTACCAGGACATCTTCGGCAAGACGCCGGAGGAGACGGTGGATGGCAACGAGGTGCTCGCGAACGTGGGCAAGCTGATGCAGGCGTACGAGCGGAAGATCAACCGCACGAACGCGCCGTTCGACGAGGACGTGCGGCGCTTCATCGCCGCCGTGGATGTCAGCCAGGCCCAGGTCGAGGCGGATCCGGCGTTCCTCGGGCTGAAGACCTACTTCCGCAAGGGCCAGTGCATCGTCTGCCACAAGGGCGCGACGATGAGCGACAACCTGTTCCACAACATTGGCGTGAAGGACACGACGCCAAGCGCCGCCGGGCAGTACGTCGCCATGCAGCCCATGCTGGACTGGCCGTTCAACGCCGCGGGGCGCTACAGCGACAACAGGACAGGCCTGGATGCGACGCGGCTCCCCGCGATGCAGTTGGATCTGCAGAACAAGCGCACGGAGATGGAGGGGGCCTACAAGACGCCCACCCTGCGCAACATCGCGCTCACCGGGCCGTACATGCACACGGGGGAGCTGGTCACGCTGGGGGATGTCGTCGACTTCTACGACAAGGGCGGCGAGCCCGCGAGCGCGTTCACGGGGGTGAAGACCTCCACCATCGTGGAGCTCAAGCTCACCACCGAGGAGCGGCAGTCCCTCATCCACCTGCTCGAGTCGATGACGGGAACGCAGCAGTAG